In Aedes albopictus strain Foshan chromosome 3, AalbF5, whole genome shotgun sequence, the following are encoded in one genomic region:
- the LOC109433519 gene encoding juvenile hormone esterase — protein sequence MIGPVVIFVGGLLVLGGSFAQAEDDPGSNPCVVNFEGGTGSGVGVLNRTFNGFRYCEYLGIRYAEPPVGPLRFKRPVVRAPKGAEQYTRLGSICAQLDSFDDAEEVIGDEDCLFLNIYKPLDNATDEKKYPVLVYIHGGSYAVWSPQTDMFGVDLLMENGMMIVSVNYRLTVLGFLRHPEFNITGNFGLKDHLAALKWVKRYIEPFGGDPDNVTIMGQSVGAHSVTYYIYLKPFQGLFNRVIAMSGSVLAPSAMIYNPEDVSAKYLESINIHSYDELMNASFKEVFSLKAYSRRFNFAYVNLPIFLPTVEDPDDPEALITQPVHELIQTEPANKVPLMIGMTSLEFTSLFAGVPVTDFTANDSYPNRQNRTIFREGKGMIDAAAKLARKVQPNGAGRHFYGKLADLANMYYPVKKVLKRLSQLDSYREPIYYYRFEFDGKFGKYKNYIYKGAVEPSYPGAIHGDDLGYLFSPYVVRNALANRSAFQTEWKVTDRYVRYFCNFVKFGNPTPDFDESLGIQWPAYDGNSSNPQYLNINDDDDVRVDNDRSHYIFQVWRVAHECLFYYRCLEVQVLKEKIDKYLTSDQDSINLEKLFEE from the exons ATGATCGGTCCGGTTGTGATTTTTGTAGGTGGATTGTTGGTGCTAGGCGGGAGTTTTGCACAGGCGGAGGATGATCCCGGGAGTAATCCCTGCGTGGTCAACTTCGAAGGGGGAACGGGTTCCGGTGTTGGGGTCCTGAATAGAACCTTCAACGGGTTCAGATATTGTGAGTACTTGGGAATACGGTACGCGGAGCCACCAGTTGGGCCGTTGAGGTTCAAG AGACCAGTGGTGAGAGCTCCAAAAGGAGCTGAACAGTACACGCGACTGGGAAGTATCTGCGCTCAGCTGGACTCTTTCGACGACGCGGAAGAAGTAATTGGTGACGAAGATTGCCTCTTTCTGAACATCTACAAGCCGTTGGACAATGCAACCGATGAAAAGAAGTATCCAGTTTTGGTTTACATTCACGGCGGAAGCTATGCGGTGTGGTCACCTCAAACTGACATGTTCGGTGTAGATCTCCTGATGGAAAAC GGTATGATGATCGTCTCCGTCAACTATCGACTGACAGTTCTGGGATTTCTTCGTCATCCAGAATTCAACATCACCGGTAACTTCGGACTCAAAGATCATCTAGCAGCACTTAAATGGGTTAAACGCTACATAGAGCCTTTTGGAGGTGACCCTGATAACGTAACCATCATGGGCCAAAGCGTTGGAGCTCACTCTGTTACATATTACATATATTTGAAACCATTCCAAGGATTGTTCAACCGAGTCATCGCGATGTCCGGATCAGTTCTTGCACCGTCAGCAATGATCTACAATCCGGAAGATGTCAGTGCCAAATACCTAGAGTCGATCAACATTCACAGCTACGATGAACTCATGAACGCCAGTTTCAAAGAAGTGTTTTCGTTGAAAGCTTACAGTAGAAGGTTCAATTTCGCCTACGTCAACCTACCCATCTTTCTACCCACAGTTGAAGACCCTGATGATCCGGAAGCACTCATTACGCAACCCGTGCATGAGCTCATTCAAACCGAACCAGCCAACAAAGTCCCACTCATGATCGGAATGACCTCGTTGGAGTTCACGTCCCTGTTCGCTGGAGTCCCGGTCACCGACTTCACCGCCAATGATAGCTATCCCAATCGACAGAACAGAACGATCTTCCGCGAAGGGAAGGGTATGATCGACGCTGCTGCCAAGCTTGCTCGCAAAGTTCAGCCAAACGGTGCGGGAAGGCACTTCTACGGTAAACTGGCAGATCTGGCTAACATGTACTATCCggtgaaaaaagtactgaaacgGTTATCTCAGCTGGACTCATACCGGGAGCCGATCTATTACTATCGGTTTGAGTTCGATGGAAAGTTTGGAAAGTATAAAAACTATATCTACAAAGGGGCAGTGGAGCCAAGTTATCCGGGCGCAATACATGGGGACGATCTCGGCTATCTGTTCTCACCGTACGTAGTGCGGAACGCTTTGGCTAACCGCAGCGCTTTCCAGACAGAGTGGAAAGTTACCGATCGATATGTGCGCTACTTCTGTAATTTCGTGAAATTTGG AAATCCAACACCCGATTTTGATGAAAGCTTGGGCATTCAGTGGCCTGCGTACGATGGAAATAGCTCGAATCCACAGTACCTCAACATAAACGATGACGATGACGTTCGGGTGGACAACGATCGGTCACACTATATATTCCAGGTGTGGCGAGTAGCACACGAGTGCTTGTTCTACTATCGATGCTTGGAGGTGCAGGTTTTGAAAGAAAAAATCGACAAGTACCTCACAAGTGACCAAGACAGTAttaatttggagaaacttttcgaGGAGTAG